The following DNA comes from Hordeum vulgare subsp. vulgare chromosome 3H, MorexV3_pseudomolecules_assembly, whole genome shotgun sequence.
GGGGGTGCAGAGTAGCTAGGGAGTGATGCGCTTAGACGGGTCGCTGTCGGCGTCAATACCAGCCGATCTCTGGTAGGGGGTCATGAAGAGTAGACATGGGATCGATGGTTTGAAGGAGAGTGGGGAAGACAATATTTTCCCAGATTCgggccctcgtgaggaggtaaaagcctacgtcctgcttgattgtacTGATGACGAAggatgattacagagttgatctacctcgagctcgtatgagctaaaccctagatgagataacctgccTCTATGCATAAGAACCTCTGGTTTATATTGACACCAGGGCTCCTAGGGCTACATGCTAGACGGGCCGAACTGGTCCTCGTGATTTGGAGTGCACTCCTAGTCTTTCGATCTTTCCATCTTGGTTACGAAGTCGTCAAATAATCCGGTCTTCAATGATGCCGCCCACATGGTCGGCCCATGAGGGTAACCCgaccgcccgaggaccccttaatccagaactccctcagtagcccctgaaTTGGCCTTCAACGCTGACGTGTACGGTCTTCGGTATCCGGACACTTAAAATAATCGGCTTGCACGGTGAGTTCCTCTTATATTCGACTGGTATCAGTTTAATCGCTCCAATGACTTCGTGTTCTCAAAACGGGCGTCATTAAATCCAAAAGGCTTTAAAGGCCCAGAGGCGAACAATCCCTTATCTGACAATTCTTCTCACGAGaagtcatgataacaaataacgaGAAAAACTCGAATCGTAGCTCGAGGCCACTTTCCTAGGGGCACGTTCTATCAACAAAAGAGATCATCTCCCACATTTAAGGGGATTCGAATTGATGACCCGGGCCAACCCACGCACATTCAACGACGCGATCGTTTCAGGAAGTGGTAGAGCTCGCGGCGTAGTAAGCGGAAACCCTTAGTTTTACGATCTCCcctgaaaaaggaaaaaagatccCAAACCCACCGTGGGCATTCCAAACTCTACTCCCTCTCCTTCCAAGCTCAAGCGTCCATATCCATTCCATCTCCCGCCCTTTCTAGCCGTCCTTCTCTCCAAGCTCAGCAATGGATGGCTCAGGCTCTCGGGGCAAGTGGGAAATCTCATGTGTCTCCAAAGGGgacatccaggagctgaagcgTTGTGGCTATATTGCGGCCGACATCGCCAACCGAGCACTGGAAAAGGGTACCTACACCAAGGCCCGGTGAGCAGGTGGTGTTTGTCCTCCATTTTCTCCGAGTTCTCGGCTTCCCGCTTCACCCCTTTGTTAGGGGTTTGATGTTTTATTACGGGTTAGATTTCCATGATCTCCCCCCGAATTCCATTATGCACGTCTCCACCTTCATCACCATTTGCGAGGCCTTCTTGCGGGTTCATCCACACTTCGGCTTTTGGCTCAAAGTTTTCAATGTTAAGCCGAAGTCGGCCAACAGTAAGCACGCTGACTGTGGCGGAGCTGCGATAAGCAAGATTTGCCGCGTGTCGTGGCCGGAGGGCACCCTGATCGACACCATCATGGGCTGGCAGAAGGAGTCGTTCTACATCATGGAGCCACGGGAAGCAAACTCGGCAATGCCCGACgagttcagatctggaccccGTGCGATAAACATCCAGCTGACAGACGTAGTCCAGGTCATGCTCCATCGACACGTCCTTCCCTGCCAACGCCAGGATAACCCGATGTGGTCTTACAAGCCCAGCGACCCCTGGGCGGTGCATGAGTTCTACCGCACCACCCATGAGAACTTGTGGCGGATACTGCTCAAATCGCAGCAGGAGTGGTCGGCCGAGGACGAAGACACCGGTTTGGATGCCGAGACTCCCCCTTCGGAGGTACGTCCGAGCTCTTATACTTACTCGGAGTTCTCATTTTATTGAGGGCTTTACTATCTCTCCTTCCTTGGAGGAGTGGCTAGCCCTAGCCAAGAAAATAGATGACCCAGCTCCCCTACCCGAGGAACCCCGGTCTCCTCTGTTGAATGTGATGTTGGTGGAGGCGTCGTACATGGCGCAagacaataagaagaaggagacccaCGGGGGTCTCCATTCAAGGGGTCCATCGGACACCAAGTCCGGGACACCCATGCCTCCTCCACCCACGAGGGGGAGGAtgcagaagatgaggaagagaagGATTCTCTTCAGGCGAGGAAGAGGGAGGCGCCAGAGGGGGCCGTGGAGGGGCTACCTCTTCGGGCTCCGAAGAGACCTTGCAAGAGAAAGGTCGCCCTTCTCGGCATCGGCTCGGACTCCGATGACGAGATTGGAGCCTTCGAGGCGATCCCTCGTCCCATCCCTAGGGTCAAGCCCCCGGCTTGAAGGTACGGGATTCGATTCTTAAATTTACAAAATTACACCGGGTTTTTATCATAATGAGAAACGAGCTGTTTCCTCTCACAACCCTGTTCAAGATCTTCCGACGGACCAGGTGTGAGAGGAGGGCTCGCGGCCCACCAAACTGGGGAAGAGTGGAAACGCGTCCCACAAGACCCCTCCCGGGCCTTAGATGAGCAGGCCAAGGTGATGTCCATCAGACCCCACCGACCACTACCGAGGTGGTGATGGCCGAGTGATGTCCCTTCCTCTATAAGAAATATCCTCACACGGGATTGTAAAAACTCTTATCTGCTATGTAAGTTGTGACTAAATTCTCACAGTACTCGCTGATTATCGAGTGAAGAAAAAAAAGCAAGGCACGCTCTCTCGACCGGTCTGTGACTCTGTGCTTTGCCCAGTCTCGTGGCAGGGCGACTGAATCTGCAGAGGGTGCGCTCGTCTCCTCCGCGTGCCGCCGCCCCCAAAGAAGCCACGCCCCGACTTGGCTCCCGCCACTTCACCTTCTAAACACCAGCTGGTGCtagctgtctctctctccccctgtcATGTGACCTTCCTTTCTATTTCTCTCTCTGCGCGTAGGCATCATAGCACATTTCAAGtccttcctctctctcctccgTCCCTGTAGCCTGTCACGCCCATTGCCCGATTTAGCTCACTCTCGAGCTGACCCCCCACGCCATCCATTCGCCCATCGcttccgcggcggcggcggcggcggccagcgGCCAGCGGCAACGTGAGCCAAAACGAGGGCCGTACAATTTCCGGCACGGCCCGGGCCTACATTACCGCTCGAGCCCCCGGCGCTGCAAAGGTTTGGGCGTTGCGCCATCGATCGCGCCCGCTGCCGGTTGATTGATTCGGGCGCGCGGTCCCGGCCATGGCGCAGCTGCCGCCCAAGATCCCCACCATGGCGCCGGCCTGGCCGGAGTTCGGGGGCGGGCACCACCATAGCGCCCACGCccgccaccaccatcaccagcGCAGCCCCTCCATGGGTGCCTTCCTCGCCGCGCCAATGCCGCCACTCCCGCCCCCGGCGCCCGCCAACGCCGGGGCGCAGCAGCCGTCCTGGGTCGACGAGTTCCTCGACTTCTCGGCCGCCAAGCGCGGCGCGCACCGCCGCACGGTCAGCGACTCCGTCGCCTTCCTCGACGACAGCAATGCCGGCGGCGGGGCGCACGAGTTCGACCGCCTCGACGACGACCAGCTCATGTCCATGTTCTCCGACGAGCTGGCCCCGCAGCGGCAGGCGCAGGCCGCGAGCGCGTCGTCGCCGTCCGATCACAACAGCATCAACGACGAGAAGCAGGACAAGGGCGACACCGAGGAGGCGCAGAGCCACTGCAATGGCGACGGCGCGGCACCCGGGCAGCCGTCGTCGCCCGCCACAGTCGATCCCAAGCGGGTCAAGAGgtgatttttctttttctttttttgttactCGCAGAATTACGACAATGCAGAGCTCCGAAAGGCAGAATTCTCCGATTTCTCAACGTCCTCGTCGCCACAATCGCAGGATCCTTGCAAACCGGCAGTCGGCGCAGCGGTCGCGCGTGCGCAAGCTGCAGTACATCTCAGAGCTCGAGCGCAGCGTCACGTCACTCCAGGTCCGTCGAATTACGCGTATTATATCGAGCTTGATTTGATTTGCctcgaaagaaaagaaaagaaaaaaaaacagcgtGAATTTTGACCTCCAATCCGTGCTCCCCGAGCAGACGGAGGTGTCGGCATTGTCCCCGCGCGTCGCATTCCTCGACCACCAACGCTCGCTGCTGACGCTGGGGAACAGCCACCTCAAGCAGCGCATCGCGGCGCTCGCGCAGGACAAGATCTTCAAAGATGGTGACCGCCATTGCCACCCCTCGCAATTACTAGTATTTCGAAATTTCGCACCGGCCACCGTCAAATTCAATTGAAAACAATCCACCGCTTTGCTAACTAATAACTCTCCGTGCGTGGACGAATCTGTTGTTGTGTGCTCAGCTCATCAGGAGGCACTGAAGAAGGAGATAGAGAGGCTGAGGCAAATCTACCAGCAGCAGAGCCTCAGGAACGCGGAACCCCCGGCAGACGACGAAGGCCCCCTGGTCCGGGGCGACAACAACGGCTTGATCGCCAGCGAGGGGACCGCCGCGGCCTGCCTGCCCTCGTGATCGAGATCCGGCCCGTCGGCCTCAGGACAACCAAGTGTTGTCACTGTTcttcttgctgctgctgctgtcgttAGGATTTGGTGCACTGCATTGGCTTGAGTTGGGTTTGCATTTCCTCGGGGTGTGATGTGTATGTAACTCAGTTTGTTCATgcttatttgttcattcttgcgtCCTCTGTCAGCTCCCGATCGTTCTTCTCCACTTCCCCTGATCTGTAATTTTTTTCCCGGCATTTTGGGCGAAGGTCGTAGCTAAGGATTTGTAACTCATCAGATTGGTTGGGGTCGAGTGGTTCCATTGCTTggctggttgttattgttgtatctTCTGGTCAATGAAACGCAATGTTTTTCTCTCGTGTTCGTACGTGCATTTCCAGCATTTTTTCTTCTTGCAGCCGTGACCAAAGTTGTAAGGTTCGTGTGTAGGTGCCTGCCTACTTTACATTGATAAGCAGATTTATTACGGTGTCACATGCAGGGCAGCTGCAGCTGGAGTGTGAAGCGAACATGCAAGGGCATCTCATTCCTTGCTGTTCCGTAAACAGGATATTAAAACGAGGTGACAgcgagaggggaggggaggggaggggaggggaggtgcCTTCCTTTTGGTGCAAGGGATAGGCATGCATGTTCCTCTGGGTCACGCGCATGTGCGTGCCGGCTGTACCCGTACGTATCCGCCGGTGCAAGTTACCCTGACACTGCCAGGGTTGGGTCTGGCGTACATAGCCGGTATCCGGCTGTGTTGGCATGGTCGGTTCTTGATTATCGTCAGCTAGCCCGAGAGGGACCAACAGTTTGGACAAATCCCATACCACTACATATATATCAACAATGGATTATTGCATTGCGACTCGGTCCTTTCTTTGTCGCCTGCGAGATGGCTAGTTTTTTACCTTTCCACAATATAAACTCTGTTTTTAGACGGCTGACTGGACTTGCAAATGCCCTAGTAGAAgtgcacaacaacaaaagcgcggTTCAGAAAAAGTGAACGCAAATAACCTCCACACATATGGTAAAAGCAACATCCGACCACACATCTCATGATCATAAATTGAATCATGTAATCACATGCAATTAAAAATGACGAAACAAAACCCTAAAAAAACCGGGGCCGGATCGGACCGGGTTTTATGTTCGACCCGGACTTACGCTTGAAAACTACGCCCAGTTTGTATTTCGGGCTCGGCTTGGGGTTGGAAAAATAACCATTTTACACGGAGGCCTGGACCTATCCGACCCAAAATtcatctttttagttcattcggGCCAGGCTCAGGCCTGAATATTTGATTTTTTGGTCGGGTCAGGTCGGGCCGTGGTTGGGATTTTCAGTTCGGGCTTTCTAAAGCCCGACCCGAAATCTGGCCCAGCCAGAAATCCGGCCCGGCCCGGGGTATCCCCAGGTTTAGACGAAATTGTTGATATTAGTAGGAATCTTTTGTCTTTtcagtttttaaaatgttttatttaTGAAATAAAAAATTAGATTAAAAACCGTTTTTTTATTAAATTCGTCGTgacgagatcttcgaaactagatctcatgtcgaTATGTTCCGATGACTTTTTTgaaggagggagggggggggtaAACTTGCCATGTATGTTGCACATAAATTGTCATCATGATTACACTCAAGTTGCCATAATATATTTAAACTACGTTTTCTTCCATGTTTAAAGAAAATTTTGACATGTtataaaaaagaatcaaaaaaCTAAACTTGACGTGATGATTTACTAAAATCTGCCATGATCCATGATTTTTTTGACATGGTTCAAAAGTAAAAAAGAAATATGTCGTCAATTACTTTAAAATGCATGGTCAATGGCTTAAATTTTTCATGGACCATAAATTTAAATTGCCATGGTGAATCTTCCATTTTTAAGAAGTTGGTCTCAATTCTCTCAACATGCAAAATGTCCACCTCAACGTGCCATTAGGCTTTGCATTTAAATCTTCTCTCCCACTAAGCCAAGGAAGATCTGCCACATAAGCAGTGTGAACATGTAAAGTGTCCACCCAACGTCCCACTAAGCAATGCATTTAAGTATTTCCTTCCACTAAGCCATGCAAAATCTGCCACGTAAGCGAGTCATCCATTTAACATATAaattacaattatgttttcattAGTCTATGCATGTAACGCTGCCACATCATATACTCATGTTAGTCATCCTTCACATTTGTGTTCGAAATGATATTTTGAAATCTAATTCAAAAGTTTTATTCTATTTTTAGACACTTTCTTTTACTAATTTTTAAGTTCATATTTTTTCATTAGATTTATAACTACTTACGCATTTTTTTAACAAAGTTACCGCAAAAAAGCACGGGGAGAGAGTCATCCTCACTACTCAtgtcaattattttctcaatgaAGAAGACACTAGCTTGGACGACTCCAAGGAATTTCAAACTCACAATATGCTCCTTCGTTCCAAAACATTTTACAACAATAAACTAATCAACTATAATAAATCTCATACATTTTGTTAATTGTAATAATCATATTCCACATAAACAAGGATTATCTGAAAAATAATGCCAATAATTCCCGCAACAACGAGCGGGGAATTGTCTAGTTACTTAAATCTTCCATGGTGAATTACTCAAATTTACCACGATACATGCACTAAAATTTACCACGGTTCATAAAAACTATATTTTCCATGTTCAGAATACTAGAATTGCCATGATGAAAATACTAAAATTACCATGACCTATAAAGTCAGtttgccatgatgaattactaaaaatGCCATGATACATGAATTAAATTCGTCGTGGTTAATTACTgaaattgccatctaggtacttctatggacccgtaggtctgtgttgaactattcacacatcatcatgagggcagcaaggttgatgaagaagccctccgtgaccGACCCCTCTCTCGCAAAGTGTCGaaatggagctctagatggccttccGTCGGAACAGATACTTAtaacggcgtaaaaagtgtttcgggacctcccTCGAAGGTTTTAAAGTAaataagaatttataggccagatgagaatgggctatgcgcggtacaggagaggctagcaaatacgaGGAGGTGAGGTTGTGTATGTCCATggcgtcacattagtcataaagaactcatatacttattgcatagTTTTATTAGTCttgtcacaaatcaaagtacttcttgcatgccccgagggagaaggttggtaggaattaaccatcgcgtgactccgactcgatagaacactaggttttcaatcaggaatagaaatgctcacacataatcaccatgcccttttaattttccaCATGTTCaaaagttttaacatctcttaatatcaacacctctctaaattaatgattatgcactcacaccttttcatatcaccatatcaatatcattaaccacaatttctctatatgtgctacatgatggttttaattatcacttattAAACACTCATTATTtattatctagtcttatgacccatgcaaattaccgtcactatttactAACTCTCAAACAAACATAAGTGAGGAACGAGAGCATTATATTTCTACAAAATCTATAGGCCgccgtgctcaaaaatatataagtcaagtgaagtactagagaaactactaacctcaaaagatataagtgaagcacatagagtattctaacaaatcatgatgatggcgtctctctctctctcaaataggtgtgtccagaaaacaatgattgtggcaaactgaaaataaaagtaaacaaaagcaaacgacgctcaaAGCAAAATTtagatcatgtgatgaataaaaatgtagctccaagtaacatatcgatggattgagacgaaagaggggatgacttcccaaggcatccccaagcttcgacgcttgagtcttcctagaatattaccttggggtgcctgctactgcaacaaaagaccttccaacggcgtcaaaaataagcgtgttgacgggagactattcttgtcttgatactcctcgacaacggcgccaggaatccttctactacggctacgcctttagggacttccttggcaaatatgcaaaggattcccctgtggccttggagccttgcgttggtgttccctcgaagcggaaaggatgatgtagcacagcggcggtaagtatttccctcagttttgagaaccaagctatcgatccagagggatgattgcgtcaagtcacaagtacgtgcacaaacacaatgagcttgcacccaacgctatgaaggggttgtcaatcccttatagattgtttgcaaagtgagag
Coding sequences within:
- the LOC123439633 gene encoding basic leucine zipper 2-like translates to MAQLPPKIPTMAPAWPEFGGGHHHSAHARHHHHQRSPSMGAFLAAPMPPLPPPAPANAGAQQPSWVDEFLDFSAAKRGAHRRTVSDSVAFLDDSNAGGGAHEFDRLDDDQLMSMFSDELAPQRQAQAASASSPSDHNSINDEKQDKGDTEEAQSHCNGDGAAPGQPSSPATVDPKRVKRILANRQSAQRSRVRKLQYISELERSVTSLQTEVSALSPRVAFLDHQRSLLTLGNSHLKQRIAALAQDKIFKDAHQEALKKEIERLRQIYQQQSLRNAEPPADDEGPLVRGDNNGLIASEGTAAACLPS